One genomic segment of Paenibacillus durus includes these proteins:
- a CDS encoding TetR/AcrR family transcriptional regulator: protein MAEHLSADNNTESWALELLALGDEEKITPKQIAILQAAVDVFAEKGYAGAATSEIAQRAGVAEGTIFRYYKTKKDLLLSIVGPTMSRLLAPFVMRNFGNLLDTSFDSYEDFLRALIRNRLDFARKNFKFLQILIQEIPFHPKLREQFIEDIIGKVLERISAQVEHFKQKGEIIDVPAPAVIRFSVSATIGYIMTRLLLQPNKEWNDEEEIELLIRFIMHGIAANPGNQASERK from the coding sequence GCTCTGGAGCTGCTTGCTCTTGGCGATGAAGAAAAAATAACGCCGAAGCAAATCGCGATTTTGCAGGCGGCCGTGGATGTGTTTGCGGAAAAAGGCTATGCGGGCGCGGCGACCAGCGAAATCGCCCAGAGGGCCGGCGTAGCGGAGGGAACGATTTTTCGCTACTACAAGACCAAGAAAGATTTGCTGCTGTCCATTGTCGGGCCGACGATGAGCCGGCTGCTTGCCCCTTTTGTTATGAGAAACTTCGGGAATTTGCTGGATACGTCTTTTGACAGCTATGAGGACTTTCTGCGCGCCCTGATCCGGAACCGGCTCGATTTCGCCCGCAAGAACTTTAAGTTCCTGCAAATCTTGATTCAGGAAATTCCTTTTCATCCGAAGCTGCGAGAGCAGTTCATAGAGGATATTATCGGCAAGGTTCTTGAAAGGATTTCCGCGCAAGTCGAGCATTTTAAGCAAAAAGGGGAAATCATCGACGTTCCGGCGCCAGCAGTCATCCGCTTTTCGGTATCCGCCACCATCGGCTACATTATGACCCGTCTGCTGCTGCAGCCGAACAAGGAATGGAACGATGAGGAAGAAATTGAGCTGTTGATCCGGTTCATTATGCATGGCATCGCGGCGAACCCGGGAAATCAGGCATCCGAGCGCAAGTAA
- a CDS encoding LexA family protein has product MITINKTQEISRFYEIVGGNIRKHRNIGQLSLQALGDALGLTKKTIQRYETGEIKVDMDRLSEIALALNVELAALLEGTETMLGAEPRVAELVQLPVAGKLSFHNDDLQVREIKGYEATPKDWIKEGECFYLQARDDSMSSAGIAEGDLLLIHKQDKVADGEIAVVLVNGEPVLRRVYCQGDHFILLSDNVKLSPIIREARASYGSEIRVVGRVLKSIATY; this is encoded by the coding sequence GTGATTACAATAAACAAAACTCAGGAAATCTCCCGGTTTTATGAAATTGTAGGCGGCAATATCCGCAAACATCGTAACATTGGACAACTGAGCCTGCAGGCTCTAGGAGACGCTCTCGGACTAACGAAGAAGACCATTCAGCGGTACGAAACCGGAGAGATTAAAGTGGACATGGACCGACTGAGCGAGATTGCTCTGGCTCTGAACGTTGAGCTTGCCGCGCTGCTTGAAGGAACGGAGACGATGCTGGGCGCAGAGCCGCGTGTGGCCGAGCTAGTACAGCTGCCTGTTGCGGGAAAGCTTTCTTTTCACAACGATGATCTCCAGGTTCGCGAAATTAAAGGCTATGAAGCTACACCAAAGGATTGGATTAAGGAAGGCGAATGTTTTTATCTTCAGGCAAGGGACGATAGTATGTCTTCGGCTGGCATTGCCGAGGGCGACCTTCTGCTGATTCACAAACAAGATAAGGTGGCAGACGGCGAAATTGCCGTCGTACTGGTTAATGGCGAGCCGGTGCTTCGGAGGGTGTACTGTCAGGGTGATCATTTTATTCTTTTATCCGATAACGTTAAGCTTTCTCCCATAATACGTGAAGCTCGAGCAAGTTACGGCTCCGAAATTAGAGTTGTCGGAAGAGTGCTGAAATCCATTGCTACTTATTAA
- the rph gene encoding ribonuclease PH, with amino-acid sequence MRSNGRNDDGLRPLKITTQINKYAEGSVLIEMGDTKVICTATVEEKVPPFLKGQGKGWVTAEYSMLPRATQSRNQREAARGKLTGRTMEIQRLIGRALRSVVNLQALGERNITLDCDVIQADGGTRTASITGSFIALAFAVNKIVTQHRLTVFPITDYLAAISVGIVGDRPLLDLNYEEDSKANVDMNVVMTGGGEFVELQGTGEERPFSRKELDDLLGLAEQGILELIAAQKEALGPIALKIPSGQTSQRV; translated from the coding sequence ATGAGATCAAATGGGCGAAACGACGATGGGCTCCGGCCGCTGAAGATTACGACCCAAATCAATAAATATGCCGAAGGCTCTGTACTCATTGAAATGGGGGACACCAAGGTCATTTGTACGGCCACCGTGGAGGAGAAAGTCCCTCCGTTCCTGAAAGGACAGGGGAAAGGCTGGGTGACAGCGGAGTATTCCATGCTGCCGCGGGCGACGCAATCGCGTAACCAGCGTGAGGCTGCACGGGGAAAGCTGACCGGACGAACGATGGAAATCCAAAGGCTTATTGGCCGGGCTCTTCGTTCCGTAGTCAATTTGCAGGCGCTCGGCGAACGGAATATTACCCTGGATTGCGATGTTATTCAAGCAGATGGCGGTACGCGAACTGCGTCGATTACGGGTTCTTTTATCGCCCTGGCGTTTGCCGTGAACAAAATTGTAACGCAGCACCGTCTCACCGTGTTCCCCATCACCGATTATCTGGCGGCGATCAGCGTCGGTATTGTAGGTGATCGCCCGCTGCTGGATCTGAATTATGAAGAGGATTCCAAAGCCAATGTTGACATGAACGTGGTGATGACCGGAGGCGGCGAATTCGTCGAACTGCAGGGAACCGGGGAAGAAAGACCCTTCTCGCGAAAAGAACTGGATGATCTGCTGGGTCTAGCCGAACAAGGGATTCTTGAACTGATTGCCGCCCAAAAAGAAGCCCTTGGACCGATCGCGCTTAAAATTCCATCCGGCCAGACCAGTCAAAGGGTATAG
- a CDS encoding CPBP family intramembrane glutamic endopeptidase, with amino-acid sequence MNPRLSSSQKRSNSKLILFLFVAFGFTWTCWLPLLANKQLAADLPVLPGQFYLGSFGPLAGAAAAELSAGRKGFFAWMKTLFSFSFPRRWLLISSGLPLVYGCIAILAHRLVTGSFPDMHRFGLTSDLPSGFNIWETSLVWMLTFGIGEESGWRGFLLPELHRSRSLFASALIVAAVWMLWHLPAFWFNDNYLGMGFGVIGWGISLAYGSVVLAWICAGSRWSIIPVILWHGIFDTLTASDQARQVIAIACSMLVILHGIILMRKLGRRGTQQ; translated from the coding sequence ATGAATCCCCGTCTGTCCTCCAGCCAAAAGCGGAGCAATAGCAAACTAATTTTGTTTCTATTCGTCGCCTTTGGCTTTACCTGGACCTGCTGGCTGCCGCTGCTTGCGAACAAGCAGCTGGCAGCCGATCTCCCCGTCCTCCCCGGACAATTCTATCTCGGTTCCTTCGGACCTCTTGCCGGAGCCGCCGCCGCAGAGCTTTCGGCTGGCCGCAAAGGATTCTTCGCATGGATGAAGACGCTGTTTTCATTTTCATTCCCGCGAAGGTGGCTGCTGATTTCATCCGGCCTTCCGCTTGTTTACGGATGTATTGCCATCCTGGCTCATCGCCTCGTTACCGGCAGTTTTCCAGATATGCACAGGTTCGGGCTTACCTCCGACCTTCCTTCCGGTTTCAACATCTGGGAAACCTCGCTAGTCTGGATGCTGACTTTTGGCATCGGTGAGGAGAGTGGCTGGCGCGGCTTTCTTCTGCCAGAACTGCACCGAAGCCGCTCTTTATTCGCTTCGGCTCTGATCGTGGCCGCCGTCTGGATGTTATGGCATCTGCCCGCATTTTGGTTTAACGATAATTATCTCGGCATGGGATTTGGCGTCATCGGCTGGGGAATCAGCCTGGCTTACGGCTCTGTCGTACTCGCCTGGATCTGCGCAGGAAGCCGCTGGAGTATCATCCCGGTCATACTTTGGCATGGTATCTTCGATACCCTTACAGCCAGCGATCAGGCAAGGCAAGTCATAGCGATAGCATGCAGCATGCTGGTCATTCTTCACGGTATAATTCTGATGAGGAAGCTGGGCCGCCGCGGCACCCAGCAATGA
- a CDS encoding arginine--tRNA ligase, with product MLSQLIQKEIEQSVKRVMERLGLEIPEELSVAVEQPANPEHGDYSSNIAMQLARTLRKPPLVIAQLIQEELKTTGLAEGLLEKAETAAPGFLNVYICWNTWARRDFALPPAPDEKVVIEHTSVNPNKSMHIGHLRNSCIGDTLVRMLRRINYTVEVHNYIDDLGNQLADTVVGLLNVPLTGEHVRFGDYCWDIYSAINKEYAANPEMAAKRAETLHKLEEGTGNVAWLGSLAAERIVREHIAEMKPFGIEYDLLVWESSIVREGFWSAAFERLRRTPLFYQETEGKLAGCWVLKQGTEQGEQESEHITDKVLVRSNGILTYTAKDIAYHLWKFGLLGKDFTYTKFEEGLFTTVNGGEHLPLGRADVVINVIDSRQEYPQNMVKEALRALGYSAQADKLYHAGYGVVSLSPASAADLGIDISDGKTSYAMSGRQGIGIKVSDLINLVENSIEQSRSDKDGLPSRTIALAAIRYYLLRFNLGTEVVFDLRQATEISGNTGVYLMYSYARAVSVLAKAPVIDLVMDEEAVIPDNMEKAEAALLRHIAFWPDTLYAAGQELAPNAICGYAHTLATLFNNFYSACPILKAEPERLRFRLWLVRRFAGTLKDALDVLGLPAPERL from the coding sequence ATGTTAAGCCAGCTTATTCAAAAAGAGATTGAGCAAAGCGTAAAACGTGTCATGGAACGTCTTGGTTTGGAGATTCCCGAAGAACTGTCGGTGGCTGTAGAACAGCCCGCAAACCCGGAACACGGTGATTATTCAAGCAATATTGCCATGCAGCTTGCCAGAACATTGCGTAAACCGCCGCTTGTCATTGCGCAGTTGATTCAGGAGGAATTGAAGACTACGGGTCTGGCGGAGGGTCTGCTGGAAAAGGCGGAAACGGCGGCTCCCGGCTTTCTTAATGTTTATATCTGCTGGAATACTTGGGCCCGGCGAGATTTCGCGCTGCCTCCGGCGCCGGATGAAAAAGTGGTCATCGAGCATACCTCAGTCAATCCCAACAAATCCATGCATATCGGCCATCTGCGGAATTCATGCATCGGTGACACACTTGTGCGTATGTTAAGAAGAATCAATTATACGGTTGAGGTCCATAATTATATCGACGATCTTGGCAACCAATTGGCGGATACCGTCGTCGGTCTGCTGAATGTTCCTTTGACCGGGGAGCATGTCCGCTTCGGCGATTACTGCTGGGACATTTACTCGGCAATCAACAAGGAGTATGCGGCGAATCCGGAAATGGCGGCCAAACGCGCCGAAACGCTGCATAAGCTGGAAGAAGGTACGGGGAATGTCGCCTGGCTCGGCAGTCTGGCCGCAGAACGGATTGTTCGGGAGCATATCGCGGAAATGAAGCCGTTCGGCATCGAATATGATTTGCTGGTCTGGGAAAGCAGCATTGTCAGGGAAGGGTTCTGGTCGGCGGCATTTGAGCGGCTGCGGCGGACGCCTCTTTTTTACCAGGAAACCGAGGGGAAGCTTGCAGGCTGTTGGGTGCTTAAGCAGGGAACGGAACAGGGGGAGCAGGAGTCGGAGCATATTACGGATAAGGTGCTGGTGCGCTCGAACGGGATTTTGACGTATACGGCTAAGGATATTGCTTACCATCTCTGGAAATTCGGGCTGCTGGGCAAGGATTTTACTTATACAAAGTTCGAAGAGGGCTTGTTTACAACGGTAAACGGAGGAGAACACCTGCCGCTCGGCAGGGCCGATGTCGTCATTAATGTCATTGATTCAAGGCAGGAGTATCCCCAAAATATGGTCAAAGAGGCGCTGCGGGCGCTGGGATACTCCGCTCAGGCCGATAAGCTCTATCATGCGGGTTACGGCGTTGTTTCCCTAAGTCCCGCTTCCGCTGCGGATCTTGGCATCGACATTTCGGACGGCAAAACCTCTTACGCCATGTCCGGGCGCCAAGGTATCGGCATCAAAGTCAGCGATTTGATCAACCTTGTGGAGAACAGCATTGAACAAAGCCGCAGTGATAAAGACGGATTGCCCAGCCGCACGATCGCCCTCGCCGCCATACGCTACTACCTGCTGCGTTTCAACCTCGGAACCGAGGTGGTGTTCGATCTGCGCCAGGCGACGGAAATATCCGGCAATACCGGCGTGTATTTGATGTACTCCTATGCGCGTGCGGTCAGCGTTCTGGCCAAAGCGCCTGTGATTGACTTGGTCATGGACGAAGAAGCTGTTATACCGGACAATATGGAAAAAGCGGAAGCCGCTCTGCTGCGGCATATCGCCTTTTGGCCGGACACGCTCTATGCGGCGGGACAGGAGCTGGCCCCGAACGCTATCTGCGGATATGCGCACACGCTAGCTACCCTGTTCAACAATTTCTACTCCGCCTGTCCCATCCTGAAAGCCGAACCGGAGCGGCTGCGTTTCAGACTTTGGCTGGTCCGGAGATTCGCCGGTACACTGAAAGACGCGCTCGATGTGTTGGGCCTGCCTGCGCCGGAACGGCTGTAA
- a CDS encoding aldo/keto reductase has product MSQLKGPFTDGPTLSDGVSMPWLGLGVWQTKDGDEVIHAVKSAIEIGYRSIDTASAYKNEEGVGQAILESGLPREELFITTKVFNNEQGYEETLKACESSRKKLGLDVIDLYLIHWPVKDKFRETWKALIHLQKEGYVKSIGVSNFQIHHLNSIIDDTGIVPVVNQVEFHPLLTQRELLKYCREQNIQLEAWSPLLQGNLDIPLLQDLAQKYGKTPAQIVLRWDIQQGVITIPKSVHADRIRENAGIFDFTLSDEDVLAIEGLNKNHRYGPDPDNFNF; this is encoded by the coding sequence ATGAGTCAGTTGAAAGGACCTTTTACCGACGGACCTACTTTAAGTGATGGCGTATCGATGCCTTGGCTGGGACTTGGAGTATGGCAGACCAAGGATGGCGATGAAGTTATCCATGCGGTCAAATCGGCGATCGAAATCGGCTACCGCAGTATTGATACCGCCTCGGCGTATAAGAATGAAGAAGGCGTCGGACAAGCCATCCTGGAATCCGGGTTGCCGCGCGAGGAACTGTTTATTACCACCAAAGTATTCAATAATGAACAAGGGTATGAAGAAACCTTGAAGGCCTGCGAGTCGAGCCGCAAGAAACTCGGCCTGGACGTAATCGACTTGTATCTGATTCACTGGCCGGTTAAGGATAAGTTCCGCGAGACATGGAAAGCGCTTATTCATTTGCAAAAAGAGGGCTATGTCAAATCGATCGGCGTCAGCAATTTTCAGATTCATCATCTGAATAGCATCATTGACGACACCGGTATCGTGCCGGTGGTGAATCAGGTGGAGTTCCATCCGCTGCTGACCCAGCGCGAGTTGCTCAAGTACTGCCGCGAGCAGAACATTCAGCTGGAAGCCTGGAGCCCGCTGCTGCAGGGCAACCTGGATATTCCGCTGCTGCAGGATCTTGCGCAAAAATACGGAAAAACGCCTGCACAAATCGTTCTCCGCTGGGATATCCAGCAGGGCGTCATTACGATTCCGAAGTCGGTTCATGCCGACCGTATCCGTGAGAACGCCGGCATTTTTGACTTTACGCTCAGCGATGAAGATGTTCTGGCCATCGAAGGGTTGAACAAGAACCATCGCTACGGTCCTGACCCGGATAATTTCAATTTCTAG
- the asnB gene encoding asparagine synthase (glutamine-hydrolyzing) has translation MCGITGFIQWRGDLTQDSGLLVKMTETLANRGPDAAGTWISGPIAFGHRRLSVIDPENGAQPMIACHEDQVYAIVYNGELYNAPELKNELKQRGHEFRTQCDTEVLLHAYIEWGPDCAEKLNGIFAFAVWDGLREQVFFARDRLGVKPLFFSKADDTLIFGSEPKALLQHPKVRPVVGPEGLAEIFIVGPARTPGHGVYKDMSELRPGHAMIYSREGLRSYAYWTLESSPHTDSPEETAAKVRELLQDTLERQLVSDVPVCSLLSGGLDSSALSALAVDYYKRTGQGQMDTYSVDYVDNDKYFKSHSFQPGADGPWIKRMVDELRTRHHYVQFDTDELVEALDNALFSRDLPGMTDVDSSLYLFCREIKKGATVAISGEAADEIFGGYPWFHREEMLSSGTFPWAVAPKMRAGLLSPEIREWIRPLEYLGDRYSDAVAETPKLEGETGKQAQMRVMSYLNITRFMPTLLDRKDRMSMGVGLEVRVPYCDHRLVQYVWNIPWEIKTVGGREKGILRKALEGVLPDDVLYRKKSPYPKTHNPGYLNAVRQQALSILDDPSSPILPLIDSAKIREIAASPESSSNLPWFGQLMSGPQLFAYLSQVDLWLRTYNISIE, from the coding sequence ATGTGCGGAATAACCGGATTTATCCAGTGGCGCGGAGATTTGACCCAAGATTCCGGGCTGCTGGTCAAAATGACTGAAACCTTGGCGAACCGCGGTCCGGATGCGGCGGGTACTTGGATTTCGGGCCCTATCGCTTTCGGACACCGCAGACTCAGCGTAATTGATCCCGAGAACGGCGCACAACCGATGATTGCCTGCCATGAAGACCAGGTCTATGCGATAGTCTATAATGGAGAATTATATAATGCCCCCGAATTAAAAAATGAACTGAAGCAGCGGGGACATGAGTTCCGTACGCAATGCGACACCGAGGTGCTGCTGCACGCTTATATCGAGTGGGGACCGGATTGTGCGGAAAAACTGAACGGTATCTTCGCTTTTGCCGTCTGGGACGGTCTGCGCGAGCAGGTATTCTTCGCACGCGACCGGCTGGGCGTGAAACCGCTGTTCTTCAGCAAGGCGGACGATACGCTCATCTTTGGTTCGGAGCCCAAGGCGCTGCTTCAGCATCCCAAGGTCCGCCCGGTCGTAGGACCGGAAGGGCTTGCAGAGATTTTTATAGTTGGTCCGGCCCGGACGCCGGGACATGGTGTATATAAGGATATGTCGGAGCTTCGCCCCGGCCATGCCATGATATACAGCCGTGAAGGCCTGCGGAGCTATGCCTACTGGACGCTGGAAAGTTCCCCCCATACGGACAGTCCGGAGGAGACAGCCGCTAAAGTACGGGAACTGCTGCAGGATACGCTCGAGCGTCAGCTTGTCTCTGACGTACCCGTCTGCTCCCTGCTGTCCGGGGGCCTTGATTCGAGCGCATTATCTGCGCTTGCCGTGGATTATTATAAACGGACCGGCCAAGGGCAGATGGACACCTATTCGGTCGACTATGTCGACAATGACAAGTATTTCAAAAGCCATTCCTTCCAGCCTGGAGCTGACGGACCCTGGATCAAACGGATGGTCGATGAACTGAGGACCCGCCATCATTATGTACAATTCGACACGGATGAGCTGGTAGAGGCGCTGGATAATGCGCTGTTCTCACGCGATCTGCCAGGCATGACGGATGTCGATTCATCGCTGTATTTGTTCTGCCGGGAAATTAAAAAAGGTGCCACCGTGGCGATTTCCGGTGAAGCGGCTGACGAAATATTCGGCGGGTATCCCTGGTTTCACCGTGAAGAAATGCTGTCTTCAGGAACTTTCCCATGGGCGGTTGCTCCTAAGATGCGGGCCGGTCTGCTCTCACCCGAGATCCGGGAATGGATTCGTCCGCTCGAATATTTGGGAGATCGATACAGCGACGCGGTAGCGGAGACGCCAAAGCTTGAGGGCGAAACCGGCAAGCAGGCACAGATGAGGGTCATGTCCTACCTCAATATCACTCGGTTTATGCCGACTCTACTGGACCGCAAGGACCGAATGAGCATGGGTGTCGGTCTTGAAGTACGCGTCCCTTATTGCGATCACCGGCTCGTTCAATACGTGTGGAATATTCCCTGGGAAATTAAAACCGTGGGCGGCCGGGAAAAAGGGATCTTGCGCAAAGCGCTTGAAGGCGTACTTCCGGACGATGTGCTGTATCGCAAAAAAAGCCCTTATCCCAAGACGCATAATCCCGGCTATCTGAATGCCGTTCGGCAGCAGGCGCTCAGCATTCTTGACGATCCGTCTTCTCCTATTCTGCCTTTGATTGATTCGGCCAAAATCCGTGAAATTGCGGCATCGCCGGAGTCCTCCAGCAATCTGCCCTGGTTCGGTCAGCTAATGTCCGGCCCGCAGCTGTTCGCTTACCTGTCCCAGGTCGATCTCTGGCTCCGCACCTATAATATTTCCATTGAGTAA
- a CDS encoding EMC3/TMCO1 family protein, which yields MSEAMFERILNELKEIKAEQQEMKAQQQEMRAEQQEMRAEQQEMRAEQQEMRAEQQEMRAEQQEMRAEQREFKQALFETLETVKRIETAQQAFEQKTNKRIDTLESGMDLLNRRQFKLEVEMEMLKSH from the coding sequence ATGAGCGAAGCCATGTTCGAACGGATTTTAAATGAACTGAAGGAGATTAAAGCAGAACAGCAGGAAATGAAAGCACAGCAGCAGGAAATGCGTGCAGAACAACAGGAAATGCGTGCAGAGCAACAGGAAATGCGTGCAGAGCAGCAGGAAATGCGTGCAGAGCAACAGGAAATGCGTGCAGAACAGCAGGAAATGAGAGCTGAGCAACGGGAGTTCAAGCAGGCCCTTTTCGAGACACTGGAAACGGTAAAGCGCATTGAGACGGCGCAGCAAGCATTCGAACAGAAGACGAACAAGCGCATCGATACACTGGAATCTGGTATGGATCTCCTTAATCGCCGCCAGTTTAAGCTAGAGGTTGAAATGGAAATGCTAAAGAGCCACTAA
- a CDS encoding NfeD family protein, with amino-acid sequence MVWIIWFIAAGVLLVAEMLTLTFYLLWLCIGAVAAGLVSLAAPDAVLVQVLTGSLVALGLTLFSKPVVSRFRASQGFKDIGTDIVGREGIVVQPIEPGRYGQVKVGGDIWSAASVQQLSVDEKVRVISRGNAIIEVERWEV; translated from the coding sequence ATGGTCTGGATCATCTGGTTTATCGCCGCCGGCGTATTGCTGGTCGCCGAAATGCTGACGCTCACTTTTTATCTGCTGTGGTTGTGCATTGGCGCTGTTGCCGCAGGTCTTGTATCGCTTGCCGCACCGGATGCGGTACTGGTTCAAGTACTGACCGGTTCTTTGGTTGCGCTCGGGCTGACCCTGTTCTCGAAACCGGTGGTGTCAAGGTTCCGCGCTTCGCAGGGCTTCAAGGACATCGGCACCGATATTGTCGGCAGAGAAGGAATCGTCGTTCAGCCGATCGAGCCGGGCAGATACGGGCAGGTCAAGGTCGGGGGAGATATTTGGAGTGCTGCATCGGTGCAGCAATTGAGTGTGGATGAGAAAGTTAGAGTCATCAGCAGAGGAAATGCCATCATTGAAGTAGAACGTTGGGAGGTATAA
- a CDS encoding XTP/dITP diphosphatase encodes MNSRTGILIVATKNAGKIREFQHAFAPLGLTVKSMFDYPELPDVVEDGTTFAENALKKSKQIGEALGLPVLADDSGLCVDALDGRPGVYSARYAGEGSSDGDNNLKLLSELERLKQGEDTGQPLLSTARFVCALSLYDPSTAAELTAEGAVEGWITSEPAGGGGFGYDPLFYLPEFEKTMAELTLEEKQSVSHRGMALRLLTEKLAAQGDRGTGK; translated from the coding sequence ATGAACTCAAGAACCGGTATTCTTATTGTCGCAACCAAAAATGCCGGCAAGATTCGCGAATTTCAGCATGCTTTTGCACCGCTAGGCCTGACGGTAAAGAGCATGTTCGATTATCCGGAGCTGCCGGACGTGGTGGAGGATGGAACGACCTTTGCGGAGAATGCGCTGAAAAAATCGAAGCAGATCGGTGAAGCGCTCGGGCTGCCTGTGCTTGCCGATGATTCAGGACTCTGTGTGGATGCGCTTGACGGACGTCCCGGTGTTTATTCCGCCCGCTATGCGGGCGAAGGGTCGTCGGACGGGGACAACAACCTGAAGCTGCTCAGCGAGCTGGAGAGATTGAAGCAGGGCGAGGATACAGGACAACCGCTCCTCAGCACGGCAAGATTCGTCTGCGCGCTGTCGCTATACGATCCGTCCACGGCTGCGGAGCTTACGGCTGAAGGCGCCGTGGAAGGCTGGATTACTTCCGAACCAGCGGGCGGTGGAGGCTTCGGCTACGACCCCTTGTTCTATCTTCCGGAATTTGAGAAGACGATGGCCGAGCTTACGCTGGAAGAGAAGCAGTCGGTCAGTCATAGGGGGATGGCGCTCCGGCTCCTGACGGAGAAATTGGCCGCGCAGGGCGACCGTGGCACTGGGAAATAA
- a CDS encoding cupin domain-containing protein, with protein sequence MAQKELSPFVELLGLERHVEGGWFKEIWKSSVQIPRDLLGEDYSGSRPAASTIYFLLHPGEISEWHAVLSDEHWLWHAGSPLVLSLGGNGEHPGDVQEIVLGLDIAAGQQPQALVPAGVWQAARPLGDEPVLVSCVVAPGFHYDDFRLVDKSEG encoded by the coding sequence GTGGCACAAAAAGAACTTTCGCCTTTTGTGGAACTGCTCGGCCTTGAGCGTCATGTCGAGGGCGGCTGGTTTAAGGAAATCTGGAAATCATCTGTTCAAATTCCCCGGGATCTCCTGGGCGAAGACTACTCCGGTTCCCGTCCTGCGGCATCAACCATCTATTTTCTGCTGCATCCGGGCGAAATTTCCGAGTGGCATGCCGTCCTGTCGGATGAGCATTGGCTGTGGCATGCCGGCAGCCCCCTTGTGTTAAGCCTTGGAGGAAATGGAGAACATCCCGGTGATGTGCAGGAAATCGTGCTGGGTCTTGATATCGCTGCAGGCCAGCAGCCACAGGCGCTCGTACCCGCCGGCGTATGGCAGGCCGCGAGACCGCTCGGTGACGAGCCGGTGCTTGTATCCTGCGTTGTGGCTCCGGGCTTTCACTATGACGATTTTCGGTTGGTCGACAAGTCGGAGGGATAG
- a CDS encoding YjcZ family sporulation protein: MSEVGGYGAGCNSTTAILVLFILLVIITKSLWV; this comes from the coding sequence ATGAGCGAAGTTGGCGGATATGGCGCTGGTTGTAATTCCACAACCGCGATTCTGGTGTTGTTCATTCTGCTTGTAATCATCACCAAATCTCTGTGGGTATAA
- a CDS encoding SPFH domain-containing protein, producing the protein MELAVIGVILVVVIAFIALTVKIVPQQRVGIVERLGKFHRLLTPGLNVLIPIIDHVRTYHDLRIQQTNVPPQTVITKDNVQVQIDTIIFYQVVGPEEATYGISDYVYGVRNISTATMRQIIGKLELDETLSGREKISTEIRLALDEATEKWGVRIERVEVIDIKPPVDIQEAMDKQMKAERNKRAIVLEAEAARQDMILRAEGDKQSKILKAEGDREARIHQAEGLRQAQELEALGQAKAIQSVAEAEKLRIELLKSAGLDEQVLAYQSFEALGEISKGPANKVFLPTDVVRTLGSLGAMADVFKAGKDK; encoded by the coding sequence ATGGAATTGGCGGTTATTGGAGTTATCTTGGTTGTGGTGATCGCATTTATCGCACTTACGGTCAAAATCGTTCCGCAGCAGCGGGTGGGTATCGTCGAACGGCTCGGTAAATTTCACCGTCTGTTGACGCCGGGTCTGAACGTTCTGATTCCGATTATCGACCACGTGCGGACCTATCATGATCTGCGAATTCAGCAGACAAATGTGCCACCGCAGACGGTGATTACGAAGGATAATGTACAGGTGCAGATCGATACGATTATTTTCTATCAGGTGGTGGGCCCGGAAGAAGCAACCTATGGCATTTCCGACTACGTATATGGTGTGCGGAACATCAGTACAGCCACGATGCGGCAGATTATCGGCAAACTGGAGCTTGACGAGACGCTGTCCGGCCGGGAGAAAATCTCAACGGAAATCCGCCTCGCTCTCGATGAAGCGACAGAGAAATGGGGCGTGCGGATTGAACGGGTCGAAGTGATCGATATCAAGCCGCCGGTGGACATTCAGGAAGCGATGGATAAGCAGATGAAGGCCGAGCGGAACAAGCGGGCGATTGTACTGGAGGCGGAAGCGGCCAGACAGGATATGATTCTGCGCGCGGAGGGCGATAAACAGAGTAAAATCCTAAAGGCGGAGGGAGACAGGGAAGCAAGGATTCATCAGGCTGAAGGTCTGCGTCAAGCGCAGGAGCTGGAGGCGCTCGGCCAAGCCAAGGCGATTCAGTCGGTAGCGGAGGCGGAGAAGCTGCGGATCGAGCTCCTCAAAAGCGCAGGGCTGGATGAGCAGGTGCTTGCGTATCAATCGTTCGAAGCTCTGGGGGAGATCTCCAAAGGACCGGCCAACAAGGTATTCCTGCCGACCGACGTCGTCAGAACGCTCGGAAGCTTGGGGGCGATGGCCGACGTGTTCAAGGCTGGCAAGGACAAATAA